A genomic window from Vigna radiata var. radiata cultivar VC1973A chromosome 2, Vradiata_ver6, whole genome shotgun sequence includes:
- the LOC106756406 gene encoding protein trichome birefringence-like 31 — protein sequence MLVTKVRTVFNFFNHPLSMQSLIDRRIQFLFPIALYSILILGAARLVLDSLKMKQSSVLRLYGMPHGGRSRLPVVILAEDRFEDNCNVFEGTWVWDNMSYPQYEEESCPYLVKQTTCHKNGRPDSFYKNWRWQPKGCNLPRFNALKMLHMLRDKRIMFIGDSLQRGQFESMICLIQSVIPEGKKSLQRIPPMKIFKIEEFNASIEYYWAPFIVESISDHATNHTVHKRMVKLDSINSHGKHWKGVDILVFESYVWWMHKPLINATYGSPHHVKEYEVTTAYKLALETWANWLESNIKPLTQKVFFMSMSPTHLWSWEWKPGYNENCFNESYPIQGPYWGTGSNLEIMKIIHDALQVLKIDVTLLNITQLSEYRKDAHTSVYGERKGKLLTKEQRANPKDFADCIHWCLPGVPDAWNEILYAYLLKGYQNFS from the exons ATGTTAGTAACAAAAGTTAGAACagttttcaatttcttcaacCACCCCTTGTCAATGCAGTCTTTGATAGATCGCAGGATCCAATTCCTCTTCCCAATTGCGTTGTACTCAATTCTGATCTTAGGAGCTGCAAGGTTAGTGCTGGATAGTTTGAAGATGAAGCAGAGCTCTGTTCTGAGACTCTATGGCATGCCACATGGTGGAAGAAGCAGATTACCTGTTGTAATTTTGGCAGAGGACCGATTTGAGGATAATTGCAATGTGTTTGAAGGGACTTGGGTTTGGGACAATATGTCCTATCCCCAATATGAAGAAGAGAGTTGCCCTTACTTGGTCAAGCAAACCACATGCCACAAGAATGGTAGACCTGATTCATTCTACAAGAATTGGAGGTGGCAGCCTAAAGGATGCAACCTCCCAAG ATTTAACGCTTTGAAGATGTTGCACATGTTGAGGGACAAGAGGATAATGTTCATTGGAGACTCATTACAGAGAGGCCAATTTGAGTCCATGATTTGTTTGATACAATCTGTAATTCCTGAAGGAAAGAAATCCCTCCAAAGAATTCCACCAATGAAGATCTTCAAAATCGAG GAGTTCAATGCATCGATTGAGTACTATTGGGCTCCATTCATTGTGGAATCCATTTCAGATCATGCAACAAATCACACAGTGCACAAGAGAATGGTCAAGCTAGACTCAATAAATAGCCATGGCAAACATTGGAAAGGAGTGGACATTCTGGTGTTCGAGAGCTATGTTTGGTGGATGCACAAACCTTTGATCAATGCTAC atATGGATCACCACACCATGTCAAAGAATATGAAGTTACCACAGCATACAAGTTGGCTTTGGAAACATGGGCTAATTGGTTAGAATCAAACATCAAACCACTGACTCAAAAGGTGTTTTTCATGAGTATGTCTCCAACACATCTGTG GAGCTGGGAATGGAAACCTGGATACAATGAAAACTGCTTCAATGAGTCATACCCAATCCAAGGTCCATACTGGGGTACAGGCTCAAATCTTGAAATTATGAAGATAATACATGATGCACTACAAGTACTGAAAATAGATGTCACCCTTTTGAATATCACCCAATTATCAGAGTACAGAAAAGATGCTCACACATCAGTTTATGGGGAGAGAAAGGGCAAGCTATTGACCAAAGAACAAAGAGCCAACCCAAAAGATTTTGCTGATTGCATTCACTGGTGCCTACCTGGAGTCCCAGATGCATGGAATGAAATCCTATATGCATATCTATTGAAGGGTTATCAAAACTTCTCTTGA